A stretch of the Nyctibius grandis isolate bNycGra1 chromosome 13, bNycGra1.pri, whole genome shotgun sequence genome encodes the following:
- the ACSL4 gene encoding long-chain-fatty-acid--CoA ligase 4 isoform X2, whose protein sequence is MAKRLKAKPILDKPGSPYRSVTHLDSLANINIPGADTLDKLFDHALAKFGKKHCLGTREILSEENEMQPNGKVFKKLILGTYRWLSYEEVNEKVNCLGSGLTALGLTPKSTVVIFCETRAEWMIAALTCFKYNFPLVTLYATLGEEAITYGLNECGASYLVTSVELLESKLKTTLPQVSCLKHIIYVDKKPINKSEYPENVEIHSMQTVEELGAKPENSSILPSRPVPTDLALVMYTSGSTGTPKGVMMMHKNLIAGMTGQCERIPGLGPKDTYIGYLPLAHVLELTAEISCITYGCRIGYSSPLTLSDQSSKIKKGSKGDCTVLKPTLMAAVPEIMDRIYKNVMSKVQEMNYIQRTLFKIGYDYKLEQIKRGYDAPLCNALLFKKVKALLGGNVRMMLSGGAPLSPETQRFMNICFCCPVGQGYGLTETCGAGTITEVADYSTGRVGAPLICCEIKLRDWQEGGYTNEDKPNPRGEIMIGGPNVSMGYFKNEEKTTEEFSIDENGQRWFCTGDIGEFHPDGCLQIIDRKKDLVKLQAGEYVSLGKVEAALKNCPLIDNICAYAKSDQSYVISFVVPNQKKLTALAEQKGISGTWTDICNDPTMEAEILREIKEVANKMKLERFEIPIKVRLSPEPWTPETGLVTDAFKLKRKELKNHYLSDIERMYGGK, encoded by the exons ATGGCAAAACGTTTAAAAGCTAAACCCATCTTGGACAAACCTGGAAGCCCCTACCGTTCTGTCACTCATCTTGACTCGCTAGCAAACATAAACATTCCTGGAGCAGACACGCTGGACAAGCTGTTTGACCATGCTTTAGCAAAGTTTGGGAAGAAGCACTGTCTTGGGACCAGAGAAATACTgagtgaagaaaatgaaatgcaaccAAACGGAAAAGTGTTCAAAAAG TTAATTTTAGGAACTTACAGATGGTTATCCTATGAAGAAGTAAATGAGAAAGTGAATTGCTTGGGGAGTGGACTGACTGCCCTGGGACTAACCCCAAAGAGTACTGTTGTCATATTCTGTGAGACCCGAGCGGAATGGATGATTGCAGCTCTAACCTGCTTCAAGTACAACTTTCCTC TTGTTACGTTGTATGCCACCCTGGGTGAAGAGGCAATAACCTATGGTCTCAATGAGTGTGGAGCATCATATCTGGTCACTAGTGTAGAACTTCTTGAGAGCAAACTTAAG ACTACACTGCCACAAGTCTCCTGTCTTAAACATATCATCTATGTGGACAAGAAGCCTATCAATAAATCAGAATACCCTGAAAATGTGGAGATTCATAGTATGCAGACAGTAGAAGAGCTGGGAGCCAAACCAGAAAACT CAAGCATTCTGCCAAGCAGACCTGTTCCTACAGACTTGGCTTTAGTAATGTACACCAGTGGCTCTACTGGGACACCTAAAGGAGTGATGATGATGCATAAAAACTTAATAGCTGGAATGACAGGACAGTGTGAGAGAATACCTGGACTGGG ACCCAAGGATACTTACATTGGTTATTTGCCTCTGGCCCATGTGTTAGAACTGACAGCAGAAATTTCTTGCATCACTTACGGCTGCAGGATTGGCTATTCCTCTCCACTCACACTATCGGATcag TCAAGTAAAATTAAGAAGGGAAGCAAAGGAGACTGTACTGTACTTAAGCCTACACTGATGGCAGCTGTGCCT GAAATAATGGACAGAATTTACAAAAATGTCATGAGTAAAGTTCAAGAGATGAACTACATTCAGAGAACTCTGTTCAAGATAGGCTATGACTACAAATTGGAACAAATCAAGAGGGGATACGATGCACCTCTGTGTAACGC actattgtttaaaaaagtaaaGGCACTACTGGGAGGGAATGTCCGTATGATGCTTTCTGGGGGAGCACCACTCTCGCCTGAAACACAAAGATTCATGAACATCTGTTTTTGCTGTCCTGTTGGTCAAGGCTATGGACTAACAGAAACATGTGGAGCTGGAACAATTACTGAAG TTGCTGATTACAGCACTGGCAGAGTTGGAGCTCCTCTTATTTGTTGTGAAATAAAACTGAGAGACTGGCAAGAAG GGGGCTATACTAATGAAGACAAGCCTAATCCTAGAGGAGAAATTATGATTGGTGGACCTAATGTCTCAAtgggatattttaaaaatgaagagaagacAACAGAAGAGTTCTCCATTGATGAGAATGGTCAGAGATGGTTCTGTACAGGAGATATCGGTGAATTTCATCCAGATGGGTGTCTGCAGATCATAG ATCGTAAGAAAGACTTGGTAAAGCTACAAGCAGGAGAATATGTATCTCTGGGCAAAGTAGAGGCAGCACTGAAGAACTGTCCATTGATTGACAATATCTGTGCTTATGCCAAAAG CGACCAGTCTTACGTGATCAGTTTTGTGGTTCCTAATCAGAAGAAGCTGACAGCGTTAGCTGAGCAGAAAGGCATCAGTGGAACCTGGACAGATATTTGTAACGATCCTACAATGGAAGCCGAAATACTGCGAGAGATTAAAGAAGTGGCAAACAAGA TGAAATTAGAAAGGTTTGAAATACCCATCAAAGTACGGTTAAGCCCTGAACCATGGACTCCAGAGACTGGGTTAGTAACAGATGCTTTcaagctgaaaaggaaagaactgaaaaaccaTTACCTCAGCGACATCGAAAGAATGTATGGAGGCAAATAA
- the ACSL4 gene encoding long-chain-fatty-acid--CoA ligase 4 isoform X1, with product MKLRLEVCAILLLPVYLLISVYSMLVFIPWYFLTNAKKKKAMAKRLKAKPILDKPGSPYRSVTHLDSLANINIPGADTLDKLFDHALAKFGKKHCLGTREILSEENEMQPNGKVFKKLILGTYRWLSYEEVNEKVNCLGSGLTALGLTPKSTVVIFCETRAEWMIAALTCFKYNFPLVTLYATLGEEAITYGLNECGASYLVTSVELLESKLKTTLPQVSCLKHIIYVDKKPINKSEYPENVEIHSMQTVEELGAKPENSSILPSRPVPTDLALVMYTSGSTGTPKGVMMMHKNLIAGMTGQCERIPGLGPKDTYIGYLPLAHVLELTAEISCITYGCRIGYSSPLTLSDQSSKIKKGSKGDCTVLKPTLMAAVPEIMDRIYKNVMSKVQEMNYIQRTLFKIGYDYKLEQIKRGYDAPLCNALLFKKVKALLGGNVRMMLSGGAPLSPETQRFMNICFCCPVGQGYGLTETCGAGTITEVADYSTGRVGAPLICCEIKLRDWQEGGYTNEDKPNPRGEIMIGGPNVSMGYFKNEEKTTEEFSIDENGQRWFCTGDIGEFHPDGCLQIIDRKKDLVKLQAGEYVSLGKVEAALKNCPLIDNICAYAKSDQSYVISFVVPNQKKLTALAEQKGISGTWTDICNDPTMEAEILREIKEVANKMKLERFEIPIKVRLSPEPWTPETGLVTDAFKLKRKELKNHYLSDIERMYGGK from the exons atGAAACTTAGGCTAGAAGTATGTGCCATTCTCTTGCTGCCTGTGTACTTGTTAATATCTGTGTACAGTATGCTTGTATTTATTCCATGGTATTTTCTTACCAATGCTAAGAAGAAAAAGGCTATGGCAAAACGTTTAAAAGCTAAACCCATCTTGGACAAACCTGGAAGCCCCTACCGTTCTGTCACTCATCTTGACTCGCTAGCAAACATAAACATTCCTGGAGCAGACACGCTGGACAAGCTGTTTGACCATGCTTTAGCAAAGTTTGGGAAGAAGCACTGTCTTGGGACCAGAGAAATACTgagtgaagaaaatgaaatgcaaccAAACGGAAAAGTGTTCAAAAAG TTAATTTTAGGAACTTACAGATGGTTATCCTATGAAGAAGTAAATGAGAAAGTGAATTGCTTGGGGAGTGGACTGACTGCCCTGGGACTAACCCCAAAGAGTACTGTTGTCATATTCTGTGAGACCCGAGCGGAATGGATGATTGCAGCTCTAACCTGCTTCAAGTACAACTTTCCTC TTGTTACGTTGTATGCCACCCTGGGTGAAGAGGCAATAACCTATGGTCTCAATGAGTGTGGAGCATCATATCTGGTCACTAGTGTAGAACTTCTTGAGAGCAAACTTAAG ACTACACTGCCACAAGTCTCCTGTCTTAAACATATCATCTATGTGGACAAGAAGCCTATCAATAAATCAGAATACCCTGAAAATGTGGAGATTCATAGTATGCAGACAGTAGAAGAGCTGGGAGCCAAACCAGAAAACT CAAGCATTCTGCCAAGCAGACCTGTTCCTACAGACTTGGCTTTAGTAATGTACACCAGTGGCTCTACTGGGACACCTAAAGGAGTGATGATGATGCATAAAAACTTAATAGCTGGAATGACAGGACAGTGTGAGAGAATACCTGGACTGGG ACCCAAGGATACTTACATTGGTTATTTGCCTCTGGCCCATGTGTTAGAACTGACAGCAGAAATTTCTTGCATCACTTACGGCTGCAGGATTGGCTATTCCTCTCCACTCACACTATCGGATcag TCAAGTAAAATTAAGAAGGGAAGCAAAGGAGACTGTACTGTACTTAAGCCTACACTGATGGCAGCTGTGCCT GAAATAATGGACAGAATTTACAAAAATGTCATGAGTAAAGTTCAAGAGATGAACTACATTCAGAGAACTCTGTTCAAGATAGGCTATGACTACAAATTGGAACAAATCAAGAGGGGATACGATGCACCTCTGTGTAACGC actattgtttaaaaaagtaaaGGCACTACTGGGAGGGAATGTCCGTATGATGCTTTCTGGGGGAGCACCACTCTCGCCTGAAACACAAAGATTCATGAACATCTGTTTTTGCTGTCCTGTTGGTCAAGGCTATGGACTAACAGAAACATGTGGAGCTGGAACAATTACTGAAG TTGCTGATTACAGCACTGGCAGAGTTGGAGCTCCTCTTATTTGTTGTGAAATAAAACTGAGAGACTGGCAAGAAG GGGGCTATACTAATGAAGACAAGCCTAATCCTAGAGGAGAAATTATGATTGGTGGACCTAATGTCTCAAtgggatattttaaaaatgaagagaagacAACAGAAGAGTTCTCCATTGATGAGAATGGTCAGAGATGGTTCTGTACAGGAGATATCGGTGAATTTCATCCAGATGGGTGTCTGCAGATCATAG ATCGTAAGAAAGACTTGGTAAAGCTACAAGCAGGAGAATATGTATCTCTGGGCAAAGTAGAGGCAGCACTGAAGAACTGTCCATTGATTGACAATATCTGTGCTTATGCCAAAAG CGACCAGTCTTACGTGATCAGTTTTGTGGTTCCTAATCAGAAGAAGCTGACAGCGTTAGCTGAGCAGAAAGGCATCAGTGGAACCTGGACAGATATTTGTAACGATCCTACAATGGAAGCCGAAATACTGCGAGAGATTAAAGAAGTGGCAAACAAGA TGAAATTAGAAAGGTTTGAAATACCCATCAAAGTACGGTTAAGCCCTGAACCATGGACTCCAGAGACTGGGTTAGTAACAGATGCTTTcaagctgaaaaggaaagaactgaaaaaccaTTACCTCAGCGACATCGAAAGAATGTATGGAGGCAAATAA